Proteins encoded within one genomic window of Gallus gallus isolate bGalGal1 chromosome 1, bGalGal1.mat.broiler.GRCg7b, whole genome shotgun sequence:
- the IL1RL1 gene encoding interleukin-1 receptor-like 1 isoform LV precursor (isoform LV precursor is encoded by transcript variant 2; The RefSeq protein has 3 substitutions compared to this genomic sequence) — protein MMVYVHLIFLSVFLPVSVISESYDTMEGEALVVRCPHSVLSAKVTWHHTGTRKRIPEEEEGSRVFSKGIFLWFLPTSLEDSGNYTCVINYPDGSKKERKMNVQVHPYKQGTCFPSRILYANETRKGKISCPTFRNYENATIIQWYKDCRPIQGERYFMHDPYIFIENLNKEDDGYYTCQFTYTHRGRVFNVSATRIFVSEAKHSSLPVQILFPKDEDVLEVELGAAFSLKCQARLGIKKQPIAVVTWDVNKMPAEYADEEKIRQEFSYFEGQHQEYYGEATLTISNIEHTDLQSSFSCVAMNEMGNTRTTVTLRLKKKYGKIYDAYVIYPRSHSTEATFVEYFVYQIMPDILENKCGYTLCIYGRDTYPGEDKANAIEKRIQKSRRLIILLTQQLINCQELNYDQHIALYNALIQNDTKVILLEMEKMGSYENLQESLRYIIKQQGTVKWKEQHTVHPQSSNSKFWKHVRYHMPVTLRSSDSANAG, from the exons ATGATGGTGTATGTACATTTGATCTTCCTATCTGTCTTCCTCCCGGTTTCCGTGATATCAGAATCAT ACGATACAATGGAAGGTGAAGCTTTAGTTGTCAGATGTCCCCACAGTGTTTTATCTGCAAAAGTCACCTGGCATCACACAGGCACAAGGAAAAGAATTCCTGAAGAAGAAGAGGGATCACGAGTATTTTcaaaaggaatatttctttgGTTTCTGCCAACTTCTTTAGAGGATTCTGGAAACTACACCTGTGTTATAAATTA TCCAGATGGGAGCAAGAAAGAGCGCAAAATGAATGTACAGGTGCATCCATACAAGCAAGGGACGTGTTTCCCCAGCCGGATACTTTATGCAAATGAaactagaaaaggaaaaatttcttgCCCTACATTTAGGAATTATGAGAATGCTACTATCATCCAGTGGTATAAG GACTGCAGACCTCTACAGGGAGAAAGATATTTCATGTATGATCcttatatttttattgaaaaccTGAATAAGGAGGATGATGGCTATTATACTTGTCAATTTACTTATACTCACAGAGGAAGGGTGTTCAATGTATCAGCAACAAGGATCTTTGTAAGTGAAG CAAAGCACTCATCCCTACCTGttcaaattttatttccaaaagatGAAGACGTTTTAGAAGTGGAGCTTG gtgctgctttttctctgaaatgtcaGGCCCGGCTGGGGATTAAGAAACAGCCTATAGCTGTTGTCACGTGGGATGTGAATAAAATGCCAGCAGAAtatgcaaatgaagaaaaaatccGTCAAGAATTTAGTTA TTTTGAAGGACAACACCAAGAGTACTATGGAGAGGCAACTTTGACCATTAGTAACATAGAACATACGGATTTGCAGTCCAGTTTCTCATGTGTAGCGATGAATGAAATGGGAAACACAAGGACCACAGTGACGTTACGGctcaaaaaaaaat atgggaaGATATATGATGCCTATGTTATTTACCCCCGGAGCCACAGCACTGAAGCTACTTTTGTAGAATATTTTGTTTACCAAATTATGCCAGatattctggaaaataaatgtggCTATACATTATGCATTTATGGCAGAGATACATATCCTGGAGAAG ATAAAGCGAATGCAATCGAGAAGAGGATACAGAAGAGCAGACGGCTGATCATCCTTCTCACACAGCAGCTGATTAACTGTCAAGAACTTAATTACGATCAGCATATTGCTTTATACAATGCCCTCATTCAAAATGATACGAAGGTGATCCTACTGGAAATGGAGAAGATGGGGAGTTACGAGAATCTTCAGGAATCTCTTCGGTACATCATCAAGCAGCAGGGTACTGTCAAATGGAAAGAGCAGCACACTGTGCACCCACAGTCATCCAATTCGAAGTTCTGGAAACACGTGAGGTACCATATGCCAGTGACACTCAGGTCCTCAGACTCAGCTAATGCTGGGTGA
- the IL1RL1 gene encoding interleukin-1 receptor-like 1 isoform L precursor (isoform L precursor is encoded by transcript variant 1), whose amino-acid sequence MMVYVHLIFLSVFLPVSVISESYDTMEGEALVVRCPHSVLSAKVTWHHTGTRKRIPEEEEGSRVFSKGIFLWFLPTSLEDSGNYTCVINYPDGSKKERKMNVQVHPYKQGTCFPSRILYANETRKGKISCPTFRNYENATIIQWYKDCRPLQGERYFMYDPYIFIENLNKEDDGYYTCQFTYTHRGRVFNVSATRIFVSEAKHSSLPVQILFPKDEDVLEVELGAAFSLKCQARLGIKKQPIAVVTWDVNKMPAEYANEEKIRQEFSYFEGQHQEYYGEATLTISNIEHTDLQSSFSCVAMNEMGNTRTTVTLRLKKKSGPNVLMIAGFLVFLMSVAVSVVLYQSFRVDIVLLYRDLFQAYSVKDDGKIYDAYVIYPRSHSTEATFVEYFVYQIMPDILENKCGYTLCIYGRDTYPGEDKANAIEKRIQKSRRLIILLTQQLINCQELNYDQHIALYNALIQNDTKVILLEMEKMGSYENLQESLRYIIKQQGTVKWKEQHTVHPQSSNSKFWKHVRYHMPVTLRSSDSANAG is encoded by the exons ATGATGGTGTATGTACATTTGATCTTCCTATCTGTCTTCCTCCCGGTTTCCGTGATATCAGAATCAT ACGATACAATGGAAGGTGAAGCTTTAGTTGTCAGATGTCCCCACAGTGTTTTATCTGCAAAAGTCACCTGGCATCACACAGGCACAAGGAAAAGAATTCCTGAAGAAGAAGAGGGATCACGAGTATTTTcaaaaggaatatttctttgGTTTCTGCCAACTTCTTTAGAGGATTCTGGAAACTACACCTGTGTTATAAATTA TCCAGATGGGAGCAAGAAAGAGCGCAAAATGAATGTACAGGTGCATCCATACAAGCAAGGGACGTGTTTCCCCAGCCGGATACTTTATGCAAATGAaactagaaaaggaaaaatttcttgCCCTACATTTAGGAATTATGAGAATGCTACTATCATCCAGTGGTATAAG GACTGCAGACCTCTACAGGGAGAAAGATATTTCATGTATGATCcttatatttttattgaaaaccTGAATAAGGAGGATGATGGCTATTATACTTGTCAATTTACTTATACTCACAGAGGAAGGGTGTTCAATGTATCAGCAACAAGGATCTTTGTAAGTGAAG CAAAGCACTCATCCCTACCTGttcaaattttatttccaaaagatGAAGACGTTTTAGAAGTGGAGCTTG gtgctgctttttctctgaaatgtcaGGCCCGGCTGGGGATTAAGAAACAGCCTATAGCTGTTGTCACGTGGGATGTGAATAAAATGCCAGCAGAAtatgcaaatgaagaaaaaatccGTCAAGAATTTAGTTA TTTTGAAGGACAACACCAAGAGTACTATGGAGAGGCAACTTTGACCATTAGTAACATAGAACATACGGATTTGCAGTCCAGTTTCTCATGTGTAGCGATGAATGAAATGGGAAACACAAGGACCACAGTGACGTTACGGctcaaaaaaaaat caGGTCCTAATGTCCTCATGATTGCTGGATTTCTAGTTTTCCTAATGTCAGTAGCAGTCTCTGTTGTACTGTATCAGTCCTTTCGAGTTGATATCGTCCTGTTGTATCGGGACTTGTTTCAGGCCTATTCGGTCAAGGATG atgggaaGATATATGATGCCTATGTTATTTACCCCCGGAGCCACAGCACTGAAGCTACTTTTGTAGAATATTTTGTTTACCAAATTATGCCAGatattctggaaaataaatgtggCTATACATTATGCATTTATGGCAGAGATACATATCCTGGAGAAG ATAAAGCGAATGCAATCGAGAAGAGGATACAGAAGAGCAGACGGCTGATCATCCTTCTCACACAGCAGCTGATTAACTGTCAAGAACTTAATTACGATCAGCATATTGCTTTATACAATGCCCTCATTCAAAATGATACGAAGGTGATCCTACTGGAAATGGAGAAGATGGGGAGTTACGAGAATCTTCAGGAATCTCTTCGGTACATCATCAAGCAGCAGGGTACTGTCAAATGGAAAGAGCAGCACACTGTGCACCCACAGTCATCCAATTCGAAGTTCTGGAAACACGTGAGGTACCATATGCCAGTGACACTCAGGTCCTCAGACTCAGCTAATGCTGGGTGA
- the IL1RL1 gene encoding interleukin-1 receptor-like 1 isoform X1 — translation MMVYVHLIFLSVFLPVSVISESYDTMEGEALVVRCPHSVLSAKVTWHHTGTRKRIPEEEEGSRVFSKGIFLWFLPTSLEDSGNYTCVINYPDGSKKERKMNVQVHPYKQGTCFPSRILYANETRKGKISCPTFRNYENATIIQWYKDCRPLQGERYFMYDPYIFIENLNKEDDGYYTCQFTYTHRGRVFNVSATRIFVSEAKHSSLPVQILFPKDEDVLEVELGAAFSLKCQARLGIKKQPIAVVTWDVNKMPAEYANEEKIRQEFSYFEGQHQEYYGEATLTISNIEHTDLQSSFSCVAMNEMGNTRTTVTLRLKKKCPNVLMIAGFLVFLMSVAVSVVLYQSFRVDIVLLYRDLFQAYSVKDDGKIYDAYVIYPRSHSTEATFVEYFVYQIMPDILENKCGYTLCIYGRDTYPGEDKANAIEKRIQKSRRLIILLTQQLINCQELNYDQHIALYNALIQNDTKVILLEMEKMGSYENLQESLRYIIKQQGTVKWKEQHTVHPQSSNSKFWKHVRYHMPVTLRSSDSANAG, via the exons ATGATGGTGTATGTACATTTGATCTTCCTATCTGTCTTCCTCCCGGTTTCCGTGATATCAGAATCAT ACGATACAATGGAAGGTGAAGCTTTAGTTGTCAGATGTCCCCACAGTGTTTTATCTGCAAAAGTCACCTGGCATCACACAGGCACAAGGAAAAGAATTCCTGAAGAAGAAGAGGGATCACGAGTATTTTcaaaaggaatatttctttgGTTTCTGCCAACTTCTTTAGAGGATTCTGGAAACTACACCTGTGTTATAAATTA TCCAGATGGGAGCAAGAAAGAGCGCAAAATGAATGTACAGGTGCATCCATACAAGCAAGGGACGTGTTTCCCCAGCCGGATACTTTATGCAAATGAaactagaaaaggaaaaatttcttgCCCTACATTTAGGAATTATGAGAATGCTACTATCATCCAGTGGTATAAG GACTGCAGACCTCTACAGGGAGAAAGATATTTCATGTATGATCcttatatttttattgaaaaccTGAATAAGGAGGATGATGGCTATTATACTTGTCAATTTACTTATACTCACAGAGGAAGGGTGTTCAATGTATCAGCAACAAGGATCTTTGTAAGTGAAG CAAAGCACTCATCCCTACCTGttcaaattttatttccaaaagatGAAGACGTTTTAGAAGTGGAGCTTG gtgctgctttttctctgaaatgtcaGGCCCGGCTGGGGATTAAGAAACAGCCTATAGCTGTTGTCACGTGGGATGTGAATAAAATGCCAGCAGAAtatgcaaatgaagaaaaaatccGTCAAGAATTTAGTTA TTTTGAAGGACAACACCAAGAGTACTATGGAGAGGCAACTTTGACCATTAGTAACATAGAACATACGGATTTGCAGTCCAGTTTCTCATGTGTAGCGATGAATGAAATGGGAAACACAAGGACCACAGTGACGTTACGGctcaaaaaaaaat GTCCTAATGTCCTCATGATTGCTGGATTTCTAGTTTTCCTAATGTCAGTAGCAGTCTCTGTTGTACTGTATCAGTCCTTTCGAGTTGATATCGTCCTGTTGTATCGGGACTTGTTTCAGGCCTATTCGGTCAAGGATG atgggaaGATATATGATGCCTATGTTATTTACCCCCGGAGCCACAGCACTGAAGCTACTTTTGTAGAATATTTTGTTTACCAAATTATGCCAGatattctggaaaataaatgtggCTATACATTATGCATTTATGGCAGAGATACATATCCTGGAGAAG ATAAAGCGAATGCAATCGAGAAGAGGATACAGAAGAGCAGACGGCTGATCATCCTTCTCACACAGCAGCTGATTAACTGTCAAGAACTTAATTACGATCAGCATATTGCTTTATACAATGCCCTCATTCAAAATGATACGAAGGTGATCCTACTGGAAATGGAGAAGATGGGGAGTTACGAGAATCTTCAGGAATCTCTTCGGTACATCATCAAGCAGCAGGGTACTGTCAAATGGAAAGAGCAGCACACTGTGCACCCACAGTCATCCAATTCGAAGTTCTGGAAACACGTGAGGTACCATATGCCAGTGACACTCAGGTCCTCAGACTCAGCTAATGCTGGGTGA
- the IL1RL1 gene encoding interleukin-1 receptor-like 1 isoform 3 precursor (isoform 3 precursor is encoded by transcript variant 3) encodes MMVYVHLIFLSVFLPVSVISESYDTMEGEALVVRCPHSVLSAKVTWHHTGTRKRIPEEEEGSRVFSKGIFLWFLPTSLEDSGNYTCVINYPDGSKKERKMNVQVHPYKQGTCFPSRILYANETRKGKISCPTFRNYENATIIQWYKDCRPLQGERYFMYDPYIFIENLNKEDDGYYTCQFTYTHRGRVFNVSATRIFVSEAKHSSLPVQILFPKDEDVLEVELGAAFSLKCQARLGIKKQPIAVVTWDVNKMPAEYANEEKIRQEFSYFEGQHQEYYGEATLTISNIEHTDLQSSFSCVAMNEMGNTRTTVTLRLKKKCPQ; translated from the exons ATGATGGTGTATGTACATTTGATCTTCCTATCTGTCTTCCTCCCGGTTTCCGTGATATCAGAATCAT ACGATACAATGGAAGGTGAAGCTTTAGTTGTCAGATGTCCCCACAGTGTTTTATCTGCAAAAGTCACCTGGCATCACACAGGCACAAGGAAAAGAATTCCTGAAGAAGAAGAGGGATCACGAGTATTTTcaaaaggaatatttctttgGTTTCTGCCAACTTCTTTAGAGGATTCTGGAAACTACACCTGTGTTATAAATTA TCCAGATGGGAGCAAGAAAGAGCGCAAAATGAATGTACAGGTGCATCCATACAAGCAAGGGACGTGTTTCCCCAGCCGGATACTTTATGCAAATGAaactagaaaaggaaaaatttcttgCCCTACATTTAGGAATTATGAGAATGCTACTATCATCCAGTGGTATAAG GACTGCAGACCTCTACAGGGAGAAAGATATTTCATGTATGATCcttatatttttattgaaaaccTGAATAAGGAGGATGATGGCTATTATACTTGTCAATTTACTTATACTCACAGAGGAAGGGTGTTCAATGTATCAGCAACAAGGATCTTTGTAAGTGAAG CAAAGCACTCATCCCTACCTGttcaaattttatttccaaaagatGAAGACGTTTTAGAAGTGGAGCTTG gtgctgctttttctctgaaatgtcaGGCCCGGCTGGGGATTAAGAAACAGCCTATAGCTGTTGTCACGTGGGATGTGAATAAAATGCCAGCAGAAtatgcaaatgaagaaaaaatccGTCAAGAATTTAGTTA TTTTGAAGGACAACACCAAGAGTACTATGGAGAGGCAACTTTGACCATTAGTAACATAGAACATACGGATTTGCAGTCCAGTTTCTCATGTGTAGCGATGAATGAAATGGGAAACACAAGGACCACAGTGACGTTACGGctcaaaaaaaaat GTCCTCAGTAA